One Methanolobus sp. WCC4 DNA segment encodes these proteins:
- a CDS encoding putative zinc-binding protein — protein MSDNVKCSCGSDVVGIFPCAGASNVGQLSNAIAVELHKQGVGNMMCTVGIGGKRTGLLRSAEGCESIIVIDGCPVNCAKATMEEAGIPIGKHILLTDLDIKKNKDLDLDPEQVKEVLSKVEGML, from the coding sequence ATGTCTGATAATGTAAAGTGTTCATGCGGTTCTGACGTTGTGGGAATATTCCCATGTGCCGGTGCCTCTAACGTAGGTCAGTTGAGCAATGCCATTGCAGTGGAATTACACAAGCAGGGTGTTGGTAATATGATGTGCACCGTGGGTATTGGTGGCAAAAGGACAGGTCTTCTCAGATCAGCAGAGGGCTGTGAGTCCATCATAGTCATCGACGGATGCCCTGTCAACTGTGCGAAAGCAACAATGGAGGAAGCAGGTATACCGATAGGGAAACACATACTTCTCACAGACCTGGATATCAAAAAGAACAAAGACCTTGATCTTGACCCAGAGCAGGTCAAGGAAGTCCTTTCAAAAGTAGAAGGGATGCTTTAA
- a CDS encoding metallophosphoesterase: MIGIMSDSHDNMDAIKAAVELFNKKQVTTVLHAGDIISPFTAAAFSKLTADMYFVFGNNDGDRLLLKQKFDEIGAECCGDFGDLEIDGKRIALIHGIYEPPVQALAESGDFDIVVRGHTHHAGVTKINETLLINPGETAGVLTGKRTVALLDPEIGVEIVEI; encoded by the coding sequence ATGATAGGAATTATGTCGGACTCCCATGACAACATGGATGCAATAAAGGCTGCAGTGGAACTCTTCAATAAGAAACAGGTAACAACTGTCCTTCATGCGGGAGATATAATCTCACCATTTACCGCAGCGGCTTTCAGCAAACTGACCGCTGACATGTACTTCGTATTCGGGAACAATGATGGTGACAGGCTGCTGTTGAAGCAGAAGTTCGATGAGATAGGTGCAGAATGCTGTGGTGACTTTGGCGACCTGGAAATAGACGGGAAAAGAATTGCGCTTATCCATGGAATCTATGAACCTCCGGTGCAAGCACTGGCAGAATCAGGAGACTTTGATATAGTAGTCAGAGGACACACGCATCACGCAGGTGTAACCAAGATTAACGAAACGCTGCTTATAAATCCGGGTGAGACCGCAGGAGTTCTCACAGGTAAACGAACCGTGGCACTCCTTGATCCCGAAATTGGTGTAGAGATTGTAGAAATATGA
- a CDS encoding PGF-pre-PGF domain-containing protein: protein MCEVRIFSDKGKKGLLLLVLLALIYSCIPVTAAVSEVSVLPSSQEVCPGEEFDIYIYVEPECPVAGAQLDISYDSELVQADIVDGSEFFEQEGASSIFIGGTVDNSVGTINGLFAVTLGKAEISTAGNFAIVSFTAQEDMGDCTIGLSNVILSDCSGNPIAITVNDAQVTVQNRESSNSTEEITESTSSGGGGGGGGDTDEKAENIAHKEVSKIYVTANTRAVYNFSDSSNPIASISYTSLKNSGFITSTVEVLNDVSTTVSEKPDGIIYRNINIWVGKEGYATESNVEDTRISFTVLKQWMQANDVGTGNIHLNRYHDGKWNILETELTGEDQDFFIFEAKTPGFSPFAITADVPVIDEEETEPVNEDTDAPIKTEEEVAEVEEAGTNSTETSELKLAQNSSLYLLVSMSILLLCRRRNII from the coding sequence ATGTGCGAAGTTAGGATTTTTTCAGATAAAGGAAAGAAAGGTTTACTGCTATTAGTGCTTCTGGCACTGATATATTCCTGTATTCCGGTTACAGCAGCGGTTTCAGAGGTAAGTGTACTTCCTTCAAGTCAGGAAGTATGTCCCGGCGAAGAATTCGATATCTACATATATGTAGAACCGGAATGTCCGGTAGCTGGCGCACAGCTGGACATATCCTACGACAGCGAACTTGTCCAGGCAGACATTGTTGATGGAAGTGAGTTCTTCGAGCAGGAAGGGGCGTCATCTATTTTCATTGGTGGGACCGTTGATAATTCAGTGGGGACGATCAATGGCCTTTTTGCAGTGACCCTGGGAAAGGCCGAGATAAGCACTGCGGGAAATTTTGCCATCGTCTCATTCACAGCTCAGGAAGACATGGGAGACTGTACGATCGGACTTTCAAATGTGATACTGAGTGACTGTTCAGGAAATCCCATAGCTATAACCGTCAACGATGCACAGGTCACTGTCCAGAACAGGGAATCCTCCAATTCAACCGAAGAAATTACTGAATCCACCAGCAGTGGTGGCGGAGGAGGAGGCGGTGGTGACACCGATGAGAAAGCCGAGAACATCGCCCACAAGGAAGTATCAAAGATATATGTGACTGCAAACACAAGAGCTGTTTATAACTTTTCTGACAGCTCTAATCCCATCGCATCCATCAGTTACACATCACTGAAGAACTCCGGATTCATTACAAGCACGGTCGAAGTGCTCAATGATGTCTCCACCACGGTTTCCGAAAAACCTGATGGGATCATATATCGCAACATCAATATCTGGGTTGGCAAAGAAGGATATGCCACTGAGAGCAACGTGGAGGATACAAGGATATCGTTCACCGTGCTCAAACAATGGATGCAGGCCAATGACGTTGGGACAGGGAACATCCACCTGAACAGGTATCATGACGGAAAGTGGAATATTCTCGAGACGGAACTGACAGGCGAGGATCAGGACTTTTTCATATTCGAAGCAAAGACTCCGGGATTCTCACCCTTTGCGATCACAGCCGATGTTCCGGTCATTGATGAAGAGGAAACTGAACCTGTCAATGAGGACACAGACGCACCTATCAAAACTGAGGAAGAAGTAGCTGAAGTTGAGGAAGCAGGAACAAACTCCACTGAAACTTCTGAACTAAAACTCGCACAGAACAGTTCACTTTACCTTTTAGTCTCCATGTCCATCCTTTTACTTTGCAGACGCAGGAACATTATCTGA
- a CDS encoding ATP-binding protein produces the protein MENSIHDTLSFVSEEYNRSLDAQSVNLGKEIDWILLTGKYEEGLTEKDPQKLLLTYHSQYDRLNSVYKITHFYFHDENRVNILRLHSPEKSGGIIERFTILEAERTGESSSGVELGTLGTFTLRTVEPIYNNGTLIGYIELGKEIEDVLESISYRSGAEIAVFIYKDELDQDGWEHGMEMLGRDGDQEHYSWEHYHDQVLIYSTSDLPAEVDDLIHDPLALNEKSMQHLHSKVRTDSKVWSATSFPLNDVSGSEVGFMLVMEDITDETNILTTSLKLIIGFSLLIFGILFVFYYYILDKTDREILANEKKILNSEEKFRNIFEGAIEGISVSDIDTGRFKHVNSSFCNMLGYTEEELTEMRTHDIHPDTDLRSILSKQWLVTEDESILLSNIPCFRKDGSTMYVDLSIFNANIDGRKSIVGFYTDITVLKKIDNEVRNANLARLAAEEANRVKSEFLANMSHELRTPLNSIIGFSSMLDTETFGELNEKQSRYVKNINASGNHLLKIINDILDISRVEAGEMELHYEDVDIVSLFDEVKDTLIPQASEKNIMLEYGVDEHVSSIYADKLKIKQILYNLVNNAIKFTSSGGKVNFDAAIRGDRICVSVTDTGIGISEDDQRELFKPFRQLDSFSIKEHGGTGLGLFLVKKFVELHKGEVLVTSELGKGSVFTFCIPLEKTVILK, from the coding sequence ATGGAAAACTCCATCCATGATACGCTTTCTTTTGTTTCAGAAGAGTATAACCGTTCACTGGATGCACAATCTGTTAATCTGGGTAAAGAGATCGACTGGATACTCTTAACAGGAAAATATGAGGAAGGATTGACAGAGAAAGATCCTCAGAAATTACTCTTAACCTATCATAGTCAGTATGATCGATTGAATTCAGTCTACAAGATAACACATTTTTATTTCCATGACGAGAACCGTGTGAACATTTTACGTCTCCACAGTCCTGAGAAGAGTGGAGGTATCATTGAACGCTTTACTATCCTTGAGGCTGAAAGGACCGGAGAATCCTCCAGTGGAGTTGAGCTTGGTACGCTTGGCACTTTTACATTACGCACGGTTGAGCCTATATACAACAATGGGACTCTGATCGGCTATATAGAATTAGGCAAGGAAATAGAAGATGTCCTTGAATCGATATCATATCGTTCTGGAGCGGAAATTGCTGTTTTCATATACAAGGACGAACTGGATCAGGATGGCTGGGAACATGGAATGGAAATGCTTGGGAGGGATGGTGATCAGGAACATTATTCCTGGGAACACTATCATGACCAGGTTCTGATCTATAGTACATCAGACTTACCTGCTGAAGTTGATGACCTGATCCATGATCCATTGGCTTTGAACGAAAAAAGTATGCAGCATTTGCATAGTAAAGTTAGGACTGACAGCAAAGTATGGAGTGCTACATCTTTCCCGTTGAATGATGTTTCTGGTAGTGAAGTAGGCTTTATGCTTGTGATGGAGGATATCACTGATGAAACAAATATCCTGACCACAAGTCTGAAACTCATAATTGGTTTTTCACTTCTGATATTCGGTATCCTTTTCGTATTTTATTATTATATCCTGGATAAGACTGACAGGGAAATACTTGCAAATGAGAAAAAGATCCTGAACAGCGAGGAAAAGTTCAGGAATATATTCGAAGGTGCTATCGAAGGGATAAGTGTTTCTGATATCGATACTGGAAGGTTCAAGCATGTGAACTCATCTTTCTGCAACATGCTGGGCTACACAGAGGAAGAATTGACCGAAATGAGAACCCATGATATACACCCGGATACCGATCTAAGATCGATCCTGTCAAAACAGTGGCTGGTAACAGAGGATGAAAGTATCCTTTTATCGAACATCCCCTGTTTCAGGAAGGATGGATCGACAATGTATGTGGATCTGAGTATCTTTAATGCTAATATTGACGGCAGGAAGAGTATTGTAGGTTTCTATACCGACATCACAGTCCTTAAGAAAATAGATAATGAGGTGCGGAATGCCAACCTTGCAAGGCTCGCAGCAGAGGAGGCTAACCGTGTGAAAAGTGAATTCCTCGCAAATATGAGTCATGAATTGAGGACACCCCTGAACTCCATAATTGGTTTTTCCAGTATGCTTGATACAGAGACCTTTGGAGAGCTCAATGAGAAGCAATCCAGATACGTTAAAAATATCAATGCCAGTGGCAACCACCTTCTTAAAATTATCAATGATATACTTGATATTTCCAGAGTGGAGGCAGGGGAAATGGAACTGCACTATGAGGATGTGGATATAGTTTCTTTATTCGATGAAGTTAAGGATACGTTGATACCACAGGCTTCTGAAAAGAACATTATGCTGGAATATGGTGTTGATGAACATGTTTCGAGTATCTATGCTGACAAACTAAAAATAAAGCAGATCCTCTATAATCTTGTTAACAATGCTATCAAGTTCACAAGCAGTGGAGGAAAAGTCAATTTTGATGCTGCTATCAGGGGCGACCGTATATGTGTTTCTGTGACCGACACAGGAATCGGTATATCTGAAGATGATCAAAGAGAACTGTTCAAACCTTTCAGACAACTTGACTCTTTTTCAATAAAGGAACATGGTGGTACAGGCCTTGGACTCTTCCTGGTGAAAAAGTTCGTTGAACTTCACAAGGGTGAGGTTTTGGTTACCAGTGAATTAGGTAAAGGAAGCGTATTCACTTTCTGCATCCCACTCGAAAAGACAGTTATTCTGAAGTAA
- a CDS encoding type 1 glutamine amidotransferase, whose amino-acid sequence MSLLIVKNISREGPGLLQKILDENDIHHDIIDLETGEEFPEPEGYSALMVFGGPDSANDTTEKMTKELEMIGRAIDSGIPYLGICLGMQALVKTYGGSVLPNDIKEIGFRGEDGKPYSIDIENKHTGDPLFNGIEGPLKIFHLHGETVTLTEDMQLLATGKYCRHQIVKVGEHAYGIQGHFELTPEMFTLWLDNDPELMEMDRDELQKDFELFSEEYCNTGRKLFTNFLKMAGLL is encoded by the coding sequence ATGAGCCTGCTTATTGTTAAGAACATATCAAGAGAAGGACCCGGTCTGCTTCAGAAGATACTCGATGAGAACGATATACATCACGATATAATAGACCTTGAAACCGGGGAAGAGTTCCCTGAACCGGAAGGATATTCAGCCCTCATGGTATTCGGCGGACCTGACAGCGCCAACGATACCACAGAGAAGATGACAAAGGAACTTGAGATGATAGGTCGGGCTATCGATTCTGGAATACCCTATCTTGGAATCTGTCTTGGAATGCAGGCACTTGTAAAAACATATGGTGGTTCCGTACTTCCGAACGATATCAAAGAAATAGGCTTCAGGGGAGAGGATGGAAAACCTTATTCCATCGATATTGAAAATAAGCACACAGGTGACCCTCTGTTCAATGGCATTGAAGGTCCTTTGAAGATATTCCACCTGCACGGTGAGACCGTAACCCTTACAGAGGATATGCAGTTGCTGGCAACCGGGAAATACTGCAGACACCAGATAGTGAAGGTTGGTGAGCATGCATATGGTATACAGGGACATTTCGAACTGACACCGGAGATGTTCACATTATGGCTGGACAATGACCCTGAGCTCATGGAGATGGACAGGGACGAGCTGCAAAAGGACTTCGAACTGTTCTCAGAGGAATATTGCAACACAGGAAGGAAACTGTTCACCAATTTCCTGAAGATGGCAGGACTGCTCTGA
- a CDS encoding O-acetyl-ADP-ribose deacetylase has protein sequence MDISDIISVSMGDIVEQEVDAIVNAANNSLLGGGGVDGAIHYAAGPQLLEECRTLGGCHTGEAKITKGYLLPAKWVIHTVGPIWKGGDFMEEKLLMSAYMNSLSLAEEHGITSIAFPGISIGAYAFPVEKASGIAVGTIIEHIEAGSELEDIRLICFNESAYHYYSKALDDIIHA, from the coding sequence ATGGATATTTCAGACATTATAAGCGTGAGCATGGGAGACATAGTTGAACAGGAAGTTGATGCTATTGTGAACGCTGCAAACAATTCCCTGCTTGGAGGAGGGGGAGTTGACGGAGCCATCCATTATGCTGCAGGGCCGCAGCTTCTTGAGGAATGTCGCACTCTTGGAGGATGTCACACCGGTGAGGCAAAGATAACAAAAGGATACCTGCTACCTGCAAAATGGGTCATCCATACAGTTGGACCCATATGGAAAGGAGGGGACTTCATGGAAGAAAAACTCCTTATGAGTGCGTACATGAACTCACTCAGCCTTGCAGAGGAACACGGGATCACAAGCATCGCATTTCCAGGTATAAGTATAGGTGCCTATGCATTTCCCGTTGAAAAGGCCTCGGGAATTGCAGTTGGAACCATTATCGAACATATCGAAGCAGGGAGCGAACTTGAGGATATTCGTCTTATATGCTTCAATGAAAGTGCCTATCATTACTATTCGAAGGCATTGGATGACATCATTCATGCCTAG
- a CDS encoding aminoacyl-histidine dipeptidase, translating into MDDITERILTLFREISSIPRCSGNEEKIAMWLKEWALSHGFSVKFDSVNNIVIGVPGSKKYKNLPAIVIQGHMDMVGEKTRESSHDFSTDPIVPVIDGDWMVAQGTTLGADNGIAIAIALALAEDKSLEHPPLELLFTVDEETGLTGANALMPDFVTGRILLNVDSEDEGVFTVGCAGGLNTTIRLPLVYSPIPEDSMTFELVVDGLAGGHSGVDIHENRANANKMLAGALQVLADVMGIMIIDIKGGSAHNAIPRHAEAIVVVPAENEEKAVSLVSDLEGRMITEYSEIEDSVTITMEEIETTTDKDAIDSGSTIKVIGVLQSLPHGVASMSPSTPGLVETSNNLATVGTEDGELVIVSSQRSSFDKGLADITARVVSVSEEYGATYSHGSGYPPWQPDMASPLLQQCSDIYSQVFGEYAKIEVIHAGLECAVIGSKFDDMDMISFGPTIKNPHSPDERLYIPSVRKIWDFMVALLASYDNKRMFDRPGGKDQNNKDNGNKKKGRKGRKA; encoded by the coding sequence ATGGACGATATCACAGAGAGGATACTGACACTTTTCAGGGAGATAAGCAGCATACCCCGATGCTCCGGCAACGAGGAAAAGATAGCCATGTGGCTTAAAGAATGGGCACTTTCCCATGGCTTCAGTGTGAAGTTCGATAGTGTGAACAATATCGTGATAGGAGTGCCCGGTTCAAAGAAGTATAAGAACCTGCCAGCGATAGTCATTCAGGGTCATATGGACATGGTGGGGGAGAAGACACGGGAGAGCAGCCATGATTTCAGCACAGACCCGATAGTGCCTGTTATCGATGGTGACTGGATGGTAGCACAGGGGACAACCCTCGGTGCGGATAATGGGATTGCTATCGCTATTGCCCTTGCACTGGCAGAGGACAAAAGTCTGGAGCATCCTCCGCTTGAGCTTCTTTTTACCGTGGATGAGGAAACAGGACTTACAGGCGCCAATGCCCTGATGCCTGACTTCGTCACAGGACGTATACTCCTGAATGTGGACTCTGAAGATGAAGGTGTTTTCACCGTTGGCTGTGCAGGGGGTCTGAATACGACTATAAGGTTGCCATTGGTCTATTCTCCGATACCTGAGGATTCCATGACCTTTGAACTGGTGGTGGATGGTCTTGCAGGAGGTCACTCCGGTGTGGATATCCACGAGAACAGGGCAAATGCCAACAAAATGCTTGCAGGTGCTCTGCAGGTTCTTGCAGATGTGATGGGTATCATGATAATTGATATCAAAGGAGGTTCTGCACACAATGCAATTCCCAGGCATGCGGAAGCCATTGTAGTGGTACCTGCTGAGAATGAAGAAAAGGCGGTTTCACTTGTATCCGATCTTGAAGGCAGAATGATCACGGAGTATTCCGAAATCGAAGATTCGGTCACTATCACTATGGAAGAGATTGAAACGACCACAGATAAAGATGCAATAGATAGTGGGTCCACTATCAAGGTCATTGGGGTCTTACAATCACTTCCCCATGGTGTTGCTTCAATGTCACCTTCAACGCCGGGACTGGTTGAGACCTCGAACAACCTTGCCACTGTGGGAACAGAGGATGGTGAACTGGTGATTGTTTCAAGCCAGCGCAGTTCCTTTGATAAAGGTCTTGCTGATATCACTGCAAGGGTCGTTTCAGTTTCTGAAGAATATGGGGCCACATATTCCCACGGTTCAGGTTATCCTCCATGGCAGCCTGATATGGCTTCTCCTTTGCTTCAGCAATGCAGCGATATATACTCTCAGGTGTTCGGGGAGTATGCTAAGATAGAGGTCATACATGCCGGTCTGGAATGCGCTGTGATCGGTTCGAAGTTCGATGATATGGACATGATATCCTTCGGTCCGACAATAAAGAACCCGCATTCTCCTGACGAGAGATTGTACATACCATCTGTCAGGAAGATATGGGACTTCATGGTTGCTTTGCTTGCTTCCTATGACAATAAGAGGATGTTCGATAGGCCGGGTGGAAAGGACCAGAACAATAAGGATAACGGGAATAAGAAGAAAGGCAGGAAAGGAAGAAAGGCATGA
- a CDS encoding DUF523 and DUF1722 domain-containing protein: MRQFPRPKVLVSRCLEFDNIRHDGHIVRSDIVRALMPLADLMPVCPEVEIGLGVPRDPLRIVRVNGEDRLIMPSTGEDLTDAMLGFTKDFLDDLGNIDGCIFKGHSPSMGIDDARVYAKASLSPVVKKSAGLFAGRVIDEYPGYPIEENDRLRNVRIRHHFLTHLYTFAAFRKAKADGSMEALIEFNRNNRFLFISYDSSIATEMSLLQGSEKEISLIFEEYGSLLGSLMRRPGSIDKKVNAARDMFFTLKDITQEEGSFFEDMLGRYADNRISEDAMIEVLRMLAFRTQGDVSYNNTFLYPYPEELKGKADETRDKEYWDK, encoded by the coding sequence ATGAGACAGTTCCCTAGACCAAAGGTCCTTGTAAGCAGATGTCTTGAATTCGATAATATCCGGCATGATGGTCATATTGTCCGCTCTGATATTGTTCGTGCTCTGATGCCTTTGGCGGACCTGATGCCGGTATGCCCTGAGGTTGAGATAGGTCTTGGTGTTCCGCGGGACCCTTTGAGGATCGTCAGGGTCAATGGTGAGGATAGGCTTATAATGCCTTCAACTGGTGAAGATCTCACGGACGCGATGCTTGGTTTTACAAAAGATTTCCTTGATGATCTGGGAAATATTGATGGGTGCATATTCAAAGGACATTCTCCAAGCATGGGAATAGATGATGCCAGGGTCTATGCAAAAGCAAGCCTTTCTCCTGTAGTCAAAAAAAGTGCAGGACTTTTTGCCGGCAGGGTAATTGACGAGTACCCCGGCTATCCGATAGAGGAGAACGACAGGTTGCGTAATGTCCGTATACGTCATCATTTCCTGACACATCTGTACACTTTTGCAGCCTTCAGGAAGGCGAAGGCAGATGGTTCTATGGAAGCTCTTATTGAGTTCAACAGGAACAACCGCTTTCTATTCATTTCCTACGACTCTTCGATAGCCACTGAAATGTCCCTGTTGCAGGGGTCAGAAAAGGAGATATCGTTGATATTTGAGGAATACGGTTCACTGCTGGGGTCATTGATGAGAAGACCCGGATCCATCGATAAGAAAGTGAATGCTGCACGCGATATGTTCTTCACGCTAAAAGATATCACACAGGAAGAAGGTTCCTTCTTTGAGGACATGCTTGGACGTTATGCAGATAACAGAATAAGTGAGGATGCAATGATCGAGGTATTAAGGATGCTGGCATTCCGCACACAGGGTGATGTCTCTTACAACAACACCTTCCTGTATCCATATCCTGAGGAGCTTAAGGGAAAAGCGGATGAGACAAGGGATAAGGAATATTGGGATAAGTGA
- a CDS encoding (Fe-S)-binding protein: protein MNQLELEASYCIDCKKCWDVCPVNMVTEGNRFTPQGKIQSLGKVIAGEELTQDEMDNIYLSTRCGACDDVCPVNIAITDIIQYERQLLAEQGREPAKTTAISQNIIERNSPGSMDPATRFDWITDDLDLAESSEIAYMAGCWVSHSQPDIARATIRLLNHAGIRPMIMKEEKCCGLFLIDNGHMEQAEEHAKKFVDYIESLDVKKVIASCPGCYLVLSHDYPELYRELNFEVEHSLNIFRDMIADGRLKPKNLDLTVSVRDACPLRESKDVPRSILESMGVEVNELFDGKQVCCGGPAGLKPNFPEIAADIAMLSVNDYKDKAEMMVSYCPFCAHHMGGVCKSKDEEMKMKDISVLLAESVLGNRD from the coding sequence ATGAACCAGTTGGAGCTTGAGGCAAGTTATTGTATTGACTGTAAGAAATGCTGGGATGTCTGTCCTGTGAACATGGTCACCGAAGGGAACCGGTTCACCCCGCAGGGAAAGATACAGAGCCTTGGTAAGGTGATCGCAGGGGAGGAACTCACACAGGATGAGATGGATAACATCTATCTTTCCACACGATGCGGCGCATGTGATGATGTCTGCCCTGTTAACATTGCTATTACGGATATCATCCAGTATGAAAGGCAGCTTCTGGCAGAGCAGGGCAGGGAGCCTGCAAAGACCACAGCCATCTCGCAGAACATAATCGAGCGCAACAGTCCCGGGAGCATGGACCCTGCAACAAGGTTCGACTGGATCACTGATGACCTTGACCTTGCTGAAAGCTCGGAAATAGCCTACATGGCAGGCTGCTGGGTATCGCACAGCCAGCCTGATATTGCAAGAGCCACCATCCGCCTGCTCAACCATGCAGGCATCAGGCCTATGATAATGAAGGAAGAGAAATGCTGCGGACTTTTCCTGATCGATAACGGTCACATGGAACAGGCAGAAGAACATGCAAAGAAGTTCGTGGACTATATCGAGTCACTTGATGTTAAGAAGGTCATAGCCTCATGTCCGGGTTGTTATCTTGTTCTCAGTCACGACTATCCTGAACTCTACCGTGAGTTGAACTTCGAGGTTGAGCATTCCCTCAACATCTTCAGGGATATGATCGCTGACGGACGATTGAAACCGAAGAATCTCGACCTTACCGTTTCTGTCAGGGATGCATGTCCTCTGCGAGAGTCAAAGGATGTGCCACGCAGTATCCTTGAAAGCATGGGTGTGGAAGTCAATGAACTCTTCGACGGCAAACAGGTCTGTTGTGGCGGACCAGCCGGTCTTAAACCAAATTTCCCTGAGATCGCTGCTGATATTGCCATGCTTTCTGTGAACGACTATAAGGATAAGGCTGAGATGATGGTGTCCTATTGTCCATTCTGTGCACATCACATGGGTGGCGTGTGCAAGTCAAAGGACGAGGAAATGAAGATGAAGGATATTTCTGTGCTGCTGGCGGAAAGTGTGCTGGGAAACAGAGACTAA